In a single window of the Gloeocapsa sp. DLM2.Bin57 genome:
- a CDS encoding branched-chain amino acid ABC transporter permease yields MIVTIAQTSANLNIGQLVFNGVSVGSVIALTAIGLTLTYGILKLSNFAHGDFMTLGAYFTWFANSKGVNLGLALLIGIVGTIIAMLISEQILWKPMRNRRATPTSLIIISIGLALFLRSSVLLIWGSNNQSYNIPIMQRINVLGFDLPFYVFERVIVMVLAILAIIGVHFLLRKTKIGKGMRAVADNVDLARVAGINVEFIVLCTWVITAILVALSGSMYGLLYGIRPNLGWFLILPIFASVILGGIGNPYGAIAGALVIGVAQEVSVPWLGSEYKLAVAIILMILILFIRPQGIFKGLA; encoded by the coding sequence ATGATTGTAACTATAGCGCAGACATCAGCCAATCTTAATATAGGTCAATTAGTATTTAATGGTGTTTCTGTGGGGAGTGTCATTGCTTTAACAGCGATTGGGTTAACCCTAACCTATGGAATCTTGAAATTATCTAATTTTGCTCATGGAGATTTTATGACTCTAGGAGCTTATTTTACTTGGTTTGCTAATAGTAAGGGAGTTAATCTCGGATTAGCTTTGTTAATCGGTATAGTAGGGACAATCATCGCTATGTTAATCTCAGAACAAATACTCTGGAAACCGATGCGCAATCGTCGCGCAACTCCTACTTCTTTGATTATTATCTCTATTGGATTAGCTTTATTTTTACGTAGTAGTGTTTTATTAATTTGGGGAAGTAATAACCAAAGTTATAATATACCCATTATGCAAAGGATTAATGTTCTCGGTTTTGATCTACCCTTTTATGTATTTGAAAGAGTGATAGTAATGGTCTTGGCGATTTTAGCCATTATTGGGGTACACTTTCTACTCAGAAAAACTAAAATTGGCAAAGGAATGCGCGCGGTTGCTGATAACGTAGATTTAGCCAGAGTAGCGGGAATCAACGTCGAATTTATTGTTTTATGTACTTGGGTAATTACAGCAATTCTCGTCGCTTTATCAGGATCAATGTATGGACTACTCTACGGAATTCGTCCTAATTTAGGTTGGTTTTTGATTCTTCCTATCTTTGCGTCGGTAATTTTAGGAGGGATTGGTAACCCCTATGGAGCGATCGCCGGTGCATTAGTTATAGGTGTAGCTCAAGAAGTAAGTGTACCCTGGTTGGGTTCAGAATATAAACTAGCAGTAGCAATTATACTAATGATTCTAATTTTATTTATACGTCCTCAAGGAATTTTTAAAGGGTTAGCTTAA